The following coding sequences are from one Anas acuta chromosome 15, bAnaAcu1.1, whole genome shotgun sequence window:
- the EIF2AK1 gene encoding eukaryotic translation initiation factor 2-alpha kinase 1 isoform X1, giving the protein MWRGEGRPGRLPGTPPRTGAPHSPPPAIEFPEESLEPRFDESDVPAELRVANGSQKFVNFTSTIQNQLLLVSLLEHLCHMYTHNPVHSRCLFRILRQAFTRTGLLSPFAFCDEFSTVRLQHNRAITELMKAANRQVLNGELDNGDSHAIGDKEVLLEAQTSRYLNEFDEIARLGKGGYGQVFKVRNKLDGQFYAIKKINIKKATRRDCMKVLREVKVLAGLQHPNIVGYHTAWMEHVQTLCPKDKTILKLQSLSLEQESGNNHCHIQSVGSGSSIIFADLTSQEDKSHDSTCLRNLDSESVQNMDVKNDFTNSNSKECMKPNGCEFPLEVQEDSVSNVDSGSTDFKNHSPHGPHCSLDLDVSTESKSCTEECSKNDVALCGEFEVEYRLMLHIQMQLCELSLWDWIVDRNKKYSERTEETASPYHLVDVNWTMKIFQELLEGVCYIHSMGVMHRDIKPRNIFLHGSDRRVKIGDFGLACKDLLSDDVDQWFHTEQINGLTHTSGVGTCLYASPEQLQGSDYDFKSDMYSLGVILFELFQPFGTEMERVEVLTHLRNGHIPHTFYKNWPVQAKYVKLLTSQVSTERPTAAQLCESELFHTTEHVIYNLQQKLRQQEEEIEELKEKLRRLSNEQNEPMSLGSPV; this is encoded by the exons ATGTGGCGGGGCGAGGGACGCCCGGGGCGGCTGCCCGGGACCCCGCCGAGGACCGGGGCCCCCCACTCGCCGCCGCCCGCCATCGAGTTCCCTGAGGAGAGCCTGGAGCCGCGCTTCGACG aatCAGATGTGCCAGCAGAACTGCGAGTTGCAAATGGGTCACAGAAGTTTGTAAACTTCACCTCGACCATCCAAaaccagctgctgcttgtgtcGCTGCTGGAGCATCTCTGCCACATGTACACGCACAACCCTGTTCATTCGAGGTGTTTGTTCCGAA TACTTCGTCAGGCTTTCACAAGAACAGGGTTGCTCTCCCCTTTTGCCTTCTGTGATGAATTTAGTACTGTAAGACTGCAGCATAATAGAGCCATTACTGAACTAATGAAAGCAGCTAATCGACAAGTACTTAATGGG GAACTGGATAATGGAGATTCTCATGCAATTGG GGATAAAGAAGTTCTATTGGAAGCACAAACTTCACGATACTTGAATGAATTTGATGAGATTGCAAGACTAGGAAAAGGAGGATATGGTCAAGTATTCAAG GTCAGAAACAAGTTAGATGGTCAGTTctatgctattaaaaaaatcaatattaagAAGGCTACAAGAAGAGATTGCATGAAG GTACTACGAGAAGTTAAAGTGCTGGCTGGACTGCAGCATCCTAATATCGTGGGCTATCACACTGCTTGGATGGAACATGTTCAAACTTTATGCCCAAA AGATAAGACAATATTGAAGTTGCAGTCGTTATCTTTGGAGCAAGAGAGTGGCAA TAATCACTGTCACATTCAGAGTGTGGGAAGTGGTAGTTCAATTATCTTTGCTGACCTTACTTCACAAGAAGATAAGTCCCATGACAGTACCTGTCTTAGAAATCTGGATAGTGAATCAGTGCAGAACATGGATGTAAAGAATGATTTTACTAACAGCAATAGTAAAGAATGCATGAAACCAAATGGATGTGAATTCCCCCTAGAAGTACAAGAAGACTCTGTAAGTAATGTTGACAGTGGGtcaactgattttaaaaatcattcacCACATGGACCTCATTGTAGTCTGGATCTAGATGTTAGCACTGAAAGTAAGTCCTGCACTGAAGAATGCTCCAAGAACGATGTAGCACTCTGTGGAGAGTTTGAG gTGGAGTATCGTTTGATGCTTCATATACAAATGCAACTGTGTGAACTATCCTTATGGGATTGGATTGTTGACcgtaataaaaaatacagtgagaGAACGGAGGAAACTGCCA gTCCATACCATCTTGTGGATGTCAACTGGACAATGAAAATTTTTCAGGAGCTATTAGAAGGAGTGTGCTATATCCACAGCATGGGAGTGATGCATCGAGACATTAAA CCCAGAAATATCTTTCTACATGGATCAGATCGTCGTGTTAAAATAGGAGATTTTGGATTAGCATGCAAAGACCTCCTTTCGGATGATGTAGATCAGTGGTTTCACACAGAACAGATAAATG GTCTGACACATACTTCAGGTGTGGGGACTTGCCTCTATGCCTCACCAGAACAACTGCAGGGATCTGACTATGATTTCAAG TCAGACATGTATAGCTTGGGTGTTATCCTGTTCGAACTCTTCCAGCCATTCggaacagaaatggaaagagtAGAAGTTCTTACACATTTAAGGAATGGCCACATTCCTCATACTTTCTACAAAAATTGGCCTGTTCAAGCCAAGTATGTTAAGCTTCTCACCAGTCAGGTATCTACAGAAAGACCAACTGCTGCTCAGCTTTGTGAAAGTGAACTATTTCATACCACAGAACAT GTTATTTATAATCTACAGCAGAAGCTGagacagcaagaggaagaaatagaagaattgaaagagaaattaagacGCCTTTCTAATGAACAAAATGAACCTATGAGCCTAGGTTCTCCAGTTTAA
- the EIF2AK1 gene encoding eukaryotic translation initiation factor 2-alpha kinase 1 isoform X2 encodes MKAANRQVLNGELDNGDSHAIGDKEVLLEAQTSRYLNEFDEIARLGKGGYGQVFKVRNKLDGQFYAIKKINIKKATRRDCMKVLREVKVLAGLQHPNIVGYHTAWMEHVQTLCPKDKTILKLQSLSLEQESGNNHCHIQSVGSGSSIIFADLTSQEDKSHDSTCLRNLDSESVQNMDVKNDFTNSNSKECMKPNGCEFPLEVQEDSVSNVDSGSTDFKNHSPHGPHCSLDLDVSTESKSCTEECSKNDVALCGEFEVEYRLMLHIQMQLCELSLWDWIVDRNKKYSERTEETASPYHLVDVNWTMKIFQELLEGVCYIHSMGVMHRDIKPRNIFLHGSDRRVKIGDFGLACKDLLSDDVDQWFHTEQINGLTHTSGVGTCLYASPEQLQGSDYDFKSDMYSLGVILFELFQPFGTEMERVEVLTHLRNGHIPHTFYKNWPVQAKYVKLLTSQVSTERPTAAQLCESELFHTTEHVIYNLQQKLRQQEEEIEELKEKLRRLSNEQNEPMSLGSPV; translated from the exons ATGAAAGCAGCTAATCGACAAGTACTTAATGGG GAACTGGATAATGGAGATTCTCATGCAATTGG GGATAAAGAAGTTCTATTGGAAGCACAAACTTCACGATACTTGAATGAATTTGATGAGATTGCAAGACTAGGAAAAGGAGGATATGGTCAAGTATTCAAG GTCAGAAACAAGTTAGATGGTCAGTTctatgctattaaaaaaatcaatattaagAAGGCTACAAGAAGAGATTGCATGAAG GTACTACGAGAAGTTAAAGTGCTGGCTGGACTGCAGCATCCTAATATCGTGGGCTATCACACTGCTTGGATGGAACATGTTCAAACTTTATGCCCAAA AGATAAGACAATATTGAAGTTGCAGTCGTTATCTTTGGAGCAAGAGAGTGGCAA TAATCACTGTCACATTCAGAGTGTGGGAAGTGGTAGTTCAATTATCTTTGCTGACCTTACTTCACAAGAAGATAAGTCCCATGACAGTACCTGTCTTAGAAATCTGGATAGTGAATCAGTGCAGAACATGGATGTAAAGAATGATTTTACTAACAGCAATAGTAAAGAATGCATGAAACCAAATGGATGTGAATTCCCCCTAGAAGTACAAGAAGACTCTGTAAGTAATGTTGACAGTGGGtcaactgattttaaaaatcattcacCACATGGACCTCATTGTAGTCTGGATCTAGATGTTAGCACTGAAAGTAAGTCCTGCACTGAAGAATGCTCCAAGAACGATGTAGCACTCTGTGGAGAGTTTGAG gTGGAGTATCGTTTGATGCTTCATATACAAATGCAACTGTGTGAACTATCCTTATGGGATTGGATTGTTGACcgtaataaaaaatacagtgagaGAACGGAGGAAACTGCCA gTCCATACCATCTTGTGGATGTCAACTGGACAATGAAAATTTTTCAGGAGCTATTAGAAGGAGTGTGCTATATCCACAGCATGGGAGTGATGCATCGAGACATTAAA CCCAGAAATATCTTTCTACATGGATCAGATCGTCGTGTTAAAATAGGAGATTTTGGATTAGCATGCAAAGACCTCCTTTCGGATGATGTAGATCAGTGGTTTCACACAGAACAGATAAATG GTCTGACACATACTTCAGGTGTGGGGACTTGCCTCTATGCCTCACCAGAACAACTGCAGGGATCTGACTATGATTTCAAG TCAGACATGTATAGCTTGGGTGTTATCCTGTTCGAACTCTTCCAGCCATTCggaacagaaatggaaagagtAGAAGTTCTTACACATTTAAGGAATGGCCACATTCCTCATACTTTCTACAAAAATTGGCCTGTTCAAGCCAAGTATGTTAAGCTTCTCACCAGTCAGGTATCTACAGAAAGACCAACTGCTGCTCAGCTTTGTGAAAGTGAACTATTTCATACCACAGAACAT GTTATTTATAATCTACAGCAGAAGCTGagacagcaagaggaagaaatagaagaattgaaagagaaattaagacGCCTTTCTAATGAACAAAATGAACCTATGAGCCTAGGTTCTCCAGTTTAA
- the ANKRD61 gene encoding ankyrin repeat domain-containing protein 61 has translation MSNYKHDHLLHSGQQSDDAFPPIHILFEYCLNIKDTAKYGWTPLHIAAGSLNTEEMAALIARGANINSAIPTCGRTALHIAVCAASSKASRILGVNTDCIHLLLSNGASVNIQDREGRTAIHEACSGGRKEIVDLLLEYKADMNTLTRDGQSPLFSFLQRRPNLKDTALLNKLLGFSYPLKLTDNQGQLPPGLLFPEFQALKDFLLTLSQKLLSLQDICKITARRIYGENNKHWLKNKLPVTVWNSLYSYQEFGKYSHDNTKQESKLKNC, from the coding sequence ATGAGTAATTACAAACACGACCATCTGCTACATTCAGGCCAGCAGTCTGATGATGCCTTCCCACCTATACACATTCTTTTTGAGTATTGTCTCAACATAAAGGACACAGCCAAGTATGGCTGGACACCTCTTCACATAGCTGCAGGATCACTAAACACTGAGGAAATGGCAGCTTTAATCGCACGTGGAGCAAATATTAATTCTGCTATTCCAACTTGTGGGAGAACTGCCCTTCACATTGCAGTGTGTGCAGCATCATCTAAAGCAAGCCGAATTCTAGGTGTCAACACAGATTGCATCCATTTACTGTTAAGTAACGGAGCCAGCGTAAATATCCAAGATCGTGAAGGACGAACAGCTATTCACGAGGCCTGCTCAGGTGGCAGAAAGGAAATAGTTGATCTCCTGTTAGAGTATAAGGCAGACATGAACACTTTAACAAGAGATGGACAATCTCCACTCTTCTCATTTCTTCAGCGCAGACCAAATTTGAAAGATACAGCACTGTTGAACAAGTTGCTGGGATTCTCCTATCCATTGAAGTTAACAGATAATCAAGGACAACTGCCCCCAGGACTTCTGTTCCCAGAATTCCAAGCATTGAAAGACTTCCTTTTAACATTATCACAGAAATTACTGTCCCTGCAGGATATCTGCAAAATCACTGCTAGAAGAATCTATGGCGAAAACAACAAGCACTGGCTCAAAAATAAGCTTCCAGTAACTGTATGGAATTCTTTATACAGCTACCAGGAGTTTGGAAAATACAGCCATGACAACACTAAACaggaaagcaaactgaaaaactgtTAA
- the AIMP2 gene encoding aminoacyl tRNA synthase complex-interacting multifunctional protein 2, whose protein sequence is MPMYKVKPLHGAPGALRAEQLPSCMYRLPCLHRAAPPPQEEVDPSLQALESRQEEILKRLYELKSAVDGLSKMIQTPDADFDVTNVIQTDECSTLTTNGADLDLMLGKDYGALKDIVINANPFLPPLSLLVLHSLLCEHYKILSAVHTHSSVKSVPESLLKCFGEPTKKQPRHEYQLGFTLIWKDVPKPQMKFSIQTMCPIEGEGNIARFLFSLFGQKYNAVTSTLIDSWVDTAIFQLKEGSSKERGAVLRSMNAALGKTPWLVGNELTVADIVAWCALQQTGSTNAAPANVQKWMKSCENLAPFSSVIKLLK, encoded by the exons ATGCCGATGTACAAGGTGAAGCCGCTGCACGGGGCGCCGGGCGCGCTGCGGGCCGAGCAGCTGCCGAGCTGCATGTAccgcctgccctgcctgcaccgcgccgcgccgcccccgCAG GAAGAGGTTGACCCATCGCTACAAGCGCTTGAGTCCCGCCAGGAGGAGATTCTCAAACGCTTATATGAGCTGAAGAGTGCCGTTGATGGTCTCTCAAAGATGATACAAACTCCTGATGCTGACTTTGATGTAACTAACGTAATTCAAACTGATGAATGTTCTACTTTGACAACAAATGGAGCAGATTTAGATTTGATGCTTGGAAAG GATTATGGTGCCCTGAAAGATATCGTAATCAATGCAAATCCTTTTCTACCTCCATTGTCATTATTAGTACTACACAGTCTGCTTTGTGAGCACTATAAAATATTATCAGCTGTTCACACACATTCATCAGTGAAAAGTGTGCCGGAAAGTCTCTTGAAATGCTTTGGAGAGCCAACTAAGAAGCAGCCACGCCATGAGTATCAGTTGGGCTTTACTCTCATCTGGAAGGATG TTCCAAAGCCTCAGATGAAGTTTAGCATTCAAACGATGTGCCCAATTGAAGGAGAGGGGAACATTGCtagatttctcttttccctttttggcCAGAAGTACAATGCAGTTACTTCAACTCTGATTGACAGCTGGGTTGATACCGCCATCTTCCAGCTAAAAGAAGGGAGCAGTAAAGAGAGAGGAGCAGTCTTGCGATCTATGAATGCTGCCCTGGGCAAGACACCGTGGTTGGTGGGAAATGAACTCACTGTGGCAGACATTGTCGCGTGGTGTGCACTTCAGCAGACAGGTAGTACAAATGCTGCACCAGCCAACGTGCAAAAGTGGATGAAGTCCTGTGAAAACTTGGCACCTTTCAGCTCTGTTATTAAGTTACTAAAGTAA